The Myxococcus virescens DNA window AGTCCTTCCACCAACGTGTGCATGCCGGGGTCCTCGCGCAGCACGTCGTAGTGGATGACGCCTGGCAGCGCGGAGGAGAAGCCCGCGGCGTCGAGCGCGTCGAAGTCGCCGGTGGTGTCGTCCGCACCCAGGTAGAGGCGGGCGGTGATTTCGGGGCGGGTGAAGAGCTCGGCCATGGCACCCATGGCGGCCTGGATGCGGCGTGCCACGCCCGCGGGGTTGAGCAGGCCCAGCGGACTGGTGCCCAGCAGGCGCTCGTAATACTCCAGCGGCCGGGGAAGCATGCCGCGGCGGATGCCGCCCACGGCGATGAGCGTCGGCACCGGCAAGTCCTTGAGCCGCATGCCACTGTTCTCCGGTCCCGCGCTGAAGAAGCGGCCCAGCCCCGCGCGCAGAAACAGCCGCAGCGCGGCGGGCAGGCCGTAGCGGCTCTCCGTGGAGATGAAGCGGAAGAGCTTCCGGAAGGACAGCCCGCGGACGATGTTGATCATGTCCGTGGCGTCGAAGCGCGACAGGCGCGAGCGCATGATGGCCAGGATGGCGCCCATGGACGTCCCGGCGAGCAGGCGCGGCTCCAGGCCGTATTCGTCCAGGAGGCTCATCGCTCCCAGGTAGACGTAGGCCGTTCCGCCGCCGCCACCGGTGACCAGCACCAGTTCCTTGTGCCGGATTTCCCGGTCCAGTGCCTCGGGGGGAACGCGCCCGCGCAGCCGCTGCGCCACCATGTCGCGCGCCTTCGCGGCGTGCTGGCGCAGGTCCTTCACGTGCGGCATCAGCCGGTCCCGCGTGGGCGGGAAGGGGGCTTTGAGGACGGGGCCCAGGCGGCGCTCCACCTCCTCGCGAAACGGGGTGAGCAGCGCGCCCACGCCCACGTCGCGCTCGCCGTGCCGCACCTTGTAGAGGCGTGCCAGCGACAGGGCGGTGCGGAGGATGG harbors:
- a CDS encoding patatin-like phospholipase family protein; the protein is MLLKERFQITRPLEEMELRLVRASLANAALVDPREEAILRTALSLARLYKVRHGERDVGVGALLTPFREEVERRLGPVLKAPFPPTRDRLMPHVKDLRQHAAKARDMVAQRLRGRVPPEALDREIRHKELVLVTGGGGGTAYVYLGAMSLLDEYGLEPRLLAGTSMGAILAIMRSRLSRFDATDMINIVRGLSFRKLFRFISTESRYGLPAALRLFLRAGLGRFFSAGPENSGMRLKDLPVPTLIAVGGIRRGMLPRPLEYYERLLGTSPLGLLNPAGVARRIQAAMGAMAELFTRPEITARLYLGADDTTGDFDALDAAGFSSALPGVIHYDVLREDPGMHTLVEGLMGQHGVARLIDGGLVDNLPAKAAWKAVARGRIGTRNAFILALDGFAPKLTTPFWLPLQRLAAMTVAPNLPYTHHVKRFPRTLSPLDVVPSVELASKALQFGRAALAEDLPFLRRMLAPLPPVL